The window TCCGCCTCCGCTCAGTGGCGTCAGCGGCTGCAGGCCGGAACTGGGAGCTGCTGGCGACGAAGTGTCCGGCACCGCCGAAATGGTCTGACAACTAGGACAGCGGGCCTTTTTTCCCGCCGCGTCGTCGTTGACGCGAATGCGTGTTCTGCAGCTCGGGCAATCGAATTCAATGGCCATAACGGATGGGGTGATAGCAGCGGAACTTCAAGCGGCGGCGTGTTTTCGGTGCAATTGTAGCCGCGCCGGTTCAATACGGTTGCAAAGGCCCACGCAATTCCACTGCGCCGCGGCGGATCTACGCCGGATCAGAGCTGTCAGCTCTGCCGTGTCTGTGTGGAGGCGGATGGTCGATTTTTCGCAAGCCACTAGCCAATTACAAACTACCCGAATTAGCTACGATAAAGTGTGATAATTGGGACGCAATATTGCTGGCGATTCTTGCCCTTAAGTCTTTCTTTGCAATGACTTGCAGAAAAAATGGCTTCTCGCATTGCCTGTTATAATCTGGGGGTATGAAAGGGGGGCGTCGCCAGCGTGAATGTTACCTTTGGAAAATGGATCGTCGGTCGCTTGCAAAAAAAGTCGATATATTTTCCACAGGAGGCGCGAACCTTGGGTGATCCAAGGCGTCTAACCTGACAGAACCACAGCGGACATGGTCTGGTCCGAGCCGGGTGACAAAGTCGCCGCTCGAATTTGCCGTTTTTCGCTGAGGTTGATAGGTAGGCCGGTCAGCCAGTCTCCTTACTATGAGGATGCAGGGCTGACGGTCAGGTACAGTTTGTGTCAGTCGAGGAGAAGTTAGCCAATTTTTGCTGGCAGTTGTTTGCGGGCGAGGTTCGAGCGTCTGGGCTTTGCAAGCCTGGACATCCTTCGCAGCAGAGCACTTATTAGCGTCAATTCGGCCTAGTTTTTCACTCAGGAGTTGTAGTAGTCGTTGTTGTTTTTTTCGTTTCTCTCGTGAGCAGGGCACTCCAGTAAAGTGCCTCCTTGCCTCGCGCGAAGGGAGTTTTGCAATGCGCAGCATCATCAATACCATCGCCACCGTGACGCGTAATGTCGTCGTCGCCGCGAATCGCCAAGCCGTAACGGCAGTGGCAGGTATGGGTACGCTGCGCGTAGCAGGCCACCCATCGCGCCATCTCGATACCGGATCGGCAGGAATAAAGCGCGGCAAATCGGGCTATGAACGCTCCGATTTGTGGTTTGCGTGGCTTCCGTGCCAGCTATTCCGGGATTTGTGCCCAGCCGTTGACCTCAGTAGTCAACGACCCGGGCCATCATCCCGGAGCCGGCGTCCGCAAGGGTTCAGAAGTCGGTTATGTGGGTAATCAGTCGGGCTTTGTGCTGCTAACGCAGCGGCCTGACAACTCACAAAACCTACTCGCTCCGTAGCGGATGCCAGCCGGGCTGGATGTGGATGCTCCACATTCGCGTTGCCCGCCGCTGTTGCCGCTCGTTGCTCGCACTGCACTTTGCATCGCCGCCTCCGGCCGATCCCGCGCTCGTCGTCTATCCAGACACAGCTCGCAGGGTTCGGTTCGCTCGGTTGCGAATGCACCAAACGAGAGAACATCCATCATGAACGGTTTTGAAAACACTTTGGAATTGCAGAATTTGGAATTGATTGCCCTGGTGCAGCGCGCTCAGACGGGTGACCGGGTCGCCTTTGGCGAGTTGTTCGAGCGGTTCGAGCGGCATGTGCTGGCGATCGCCATTCGTCGGTTGGGTGACTACGCCGAGGCGCAGGAGCTGTGCCAGGACGTGTTCATCCAGGCCCTGACGAAGATCAGCCAGCTGCGGCAGCCGGAAGCTTTCGCGGGTTGGTTGCGGTCGATCACGAACCGGATGGCCATCAACCGGGTCGTGCGGAAGAGCCACGATCAGCCGCTCGATAACGAAGCGCTCGAGCTGAACTGCATCGTCGAAGAGACGCCGCTCGAGAACGCGCTCGAGGACGAGCGGAAGGATCGGGTCCGGGAAGGTCTCGCCCAGCTGGGCGATGTCGACCGGGAGACGCTCGAAGCCTTCTACGTTCGGGGTCAGTCGCTGGTCGAAATGGCCGACGAATTCGACGCGCCGCTCGGCACGATCAAGCGGCGGTTGCACGTCGCTCGGAAGCGGCTCGCGAAGCACGTGGAAGAGCTGGTGGCTGTGTAAGCTGCCGGGTTCTTGCTCTTAATCCTAACTCCCTCTCCTCGGTACTCCGGGGAGAGGGTTGGGGTGAGGGGTTGAATCGTGCTTGTACATTTTTTGATAACAACAATCTGGGCGAGCTATCGATCGATAGCTCGCCCTTTTTGCTGCGCGGGGCGAACTTCGCTAGAATGCCACCAGCCTATCGGGGCTGGCCGGAGCAATTTCGTGATGAATCCTTTCCTGCGCGCCGCCGTTCTTGCGGTTCTCACCTATGGCCTGATTTCTTCGCTGCGCGCCGATGAACCCGAAAACGTCGCGACGGTCAGCGCCAAACTCAACAGCGACGATCCGTCGGTTCAGTGGGATGGCTTGAGCGATCTTGTCGTTTCGCACGAAGGGCTGGTGGGCTGCTTGCCCGCGCTCGTCAAGTTGGCGCACCGTGACTCGGAATGGCGAGTCGATGCCCTGGTAAAGATCGGCCGATTCGATCGTCGCGCCCGGGGCACCGGGCCACAAATTGCCGACTTGCTCGAGCATGCGAACGTCGACATTCGCATCGCCGCCGCCGATGCAATTTTGCGCATCGAGAAAAAGAACGAGCCGTCCGTGAAAACTTTAGTCGGCGCACTTCGAGCCGAAAATGCCCTCCGCCGAAAATCAGCTGTTGAGGCACTGTCGTATCACTCGCGTGTTTCGCAGAGTGCGTTGCCCGCTCTGCTCGCCGCCGTCAACGATCCGGAAAAAGACGTTCGCGCCGAGGTCGCAACGGCGCTCGGCGAGATTGCTTCGCCCACGTCCACCGAAGTTTTCGCGACTCTCCAGAAACTTCTCGACGACAAAGACCCCTGGGTTCGCGGCCACGCCGCCGCCGCCCTGTGGCAACTCGATGAGCCCGCCGAGGCACTGCTGCCGACACTCACAAAGCTGGTGAAGGAATACGAAGTCGATCCCCGCCGTGATGTAATTCAAGACATCTGGGGCCACGACGCGGGGATCAAATTGATTCAAAAAATCGGCTCCGCCGCCGAAGCGGCTGTGCCTGCGCTCACCGCCGCGCTCGATAGTCCGCAAACCGGCGAGCGTCTGGCCGCGGCCGATGCGCTCGCGGCCATCGGCCCAGCCGCGGCCCCGGCCATCGACCGCTTGAGCAAATCGCTGCGCGACACCCAAGGTCACACATTTGTTTTCGCACATCGTGCCTGGTTCGTGAGCGATCAAGCAGCCATCGCTTTAGGCAAAATTGGGCCGGCGGCGCGTCCCAAATTGTTCGCGGCCCTCGAAGATCCTGATGAGCGGGTTCGCAGTCTGGCCGCGTCCCAATTGGCGACCATGCCACCAGACAACGAGACAGTAGCAGCGCTGCAAAAGTTACTCCGTGACAAGAGCGTTCCCGTGCAAGCCAGTGCGGCCTTTCATCTCGGCAAACTGGGACCGCGCGCCAAAGTTGCCGTGCCGGAGTTAGTCAACTTGCTCAACGAAAAAGGGGACTGGACTTCCTTTCCTGGCGGCGGCAT is drawn from Anatilimnocola floriformis and contains these coding sequences:
- a CDS encoding RNA polymerase sigma factor gives rise to the protein MELQNLELIALVQRAQTGDRVAFGELFERFERHVLAIAIRRLGDYAEAQELCQDVFIQALTKISQLRQPEAFAGWLRSITNRMAINRVVRKSHDQPLDNEALELNCIVEETPLENALEDERKDRVREGLAQLGDVDRETLEAFYVRGQSLVEMADEFDAPLGTIKRRLHVARKRLAKHVEELVAV
- a CDS encoding HEAT repeat domain-containing protein, which produces MNPFLRAAVLAVLTYGLISSLRADEPENVATVSAKLNSDDPSVQWDGLSDLVVSHEGLVGCLPALVKLAHRDSEWRVDALVKIGRFDRRARGTGPQIADLLEHANVDIRIAAADAILRIEKKNEPSVKTLVGALRAENALRRKSAVEALSYHSRVSQSALPALLAAVNDPEKDVRAEVATALGEIASPTSTEVFATLQKLLDDKDPWVRGHAAAALWQLDEPAEALLPTLTKLVKEYEVDPRRDVIQDIWGHDAGIKLIQKIGSAAEAAVPALTAALDSPQTGERLAAADALAAIGPAAAPAIDRLSKSLRDTQGHTFVFAHRAWFVSDQAAIALGKIGPAARPKLFAALEDPDERVRSLAASQLATMPPDNETVAALQKLLRDKSVPVQASAAFHLGKLGPRAKVAVPELVNLLNEKGDWTSFPGGGIGTTYSLADHAAAALQELKPSVAEVVPTLVEMLRKDQRLEPALQRYLRELGPAAKDVIPLLEPRLKKAEERMNIALVLTRVAPDHPGLLDLLQDHFDRNNNIETFAQAVGELEPRGRAALPRLRRALEKDGEYLEVRSAIAPALVRIDPDDSSAVVLLAEVLQADRWNRLDPGAKDAWRALGNKRVAAEAKLLAGLTAVGTEPTDSAYFRDVLEKEARLRSALLLHDLGTQEPAVVKALIALCGCDGCSVRGEAADALGEIGSAAASAATTLVKLLDDEDQYTVDGDFYGNVGTKHLPGDHARDALSRIGTPAIPALQTALKSDSRTIRRRAAEAIGNMGTAGQAAGDDLLRALRDPHQAIRAAAARGLGQLGEARPATIEALTTAVADKHLAVRLAAQESRAALTKIRN